Within Diabrotica virgifera virgifera chromosome 7, PGI_DIABVI_V3a, the genomic segment catgagattttttttttcgaacgGACCCaagctaaaaaaatgttcataAGAAAGCCCAAAATATTTATACGAAGCTGATAtaagaaggtttgaacttgaattcaGTTACTTGgtgaattcaaaaataaaatctattatattgtgtttttaagccttgaaaatcgggatttttcgtttatatttttagttttaaaatgtttatcactcaaaaacgatcaactttagagaaaaattataagaaatcgTTTCTGttcaaaataattcaaaataactatttcctaacaagtgcaaaaagtcatacttttccgcacgcgactgcagtttgccgaacgactattttttattttgtgtgtttTATCGAAAACTATATTACATATTCCGAAAAGACTGATTTTTTCCATATTACATATTCCGAAAGGTACTTCACTTTCAAAAGCCCGAGAAGTTTGATTTTTAGGGGTTTTCAGGGATGTTCTTCTTTTTATAGACTTGAAAACATATTAAATCACGGTTTTTTGtagattatatattataatttgaAGTTACTGAGTCCTTTTGGACATTCTAAAAGAAGTTTTTTAAGGACTTTTGCTATTTTTTGCGGGGTTAATCCTATTTATTAGATCGATACAACCTGaatcattttttaaattgttttacgtGTTTTACATGATTGAAAAAAGACTTAGCGCAATGTTAACCCGCAACCCCCTCCTCTACTGccaaaaacattgttttttcgttctttattattatttttcttcgATGGGTTACAATTAAtttaaaaacttcaaaaaattCATACTTAAGgcttttttattttgtgtattttatcaaaaaacttatttttgatttttctcAGATTTTTTCGTAAGGACACCTCCTTCAAAAACCCAGTTTTTAGGGGTTTTGGGAGATTTTCCTCCTTTTATAGAATTTAAAATAGATcaattaaaggtttttttataagttataaataatttaaagtacCTAACTGTGTCCTTTATGACATTCAAATAATTCTCGAAGTTTATGAGATTCTTGAATTCTCGAAACATCATTAAACcttaaaaaactatgtttttttcaaagtttttaagtGTTTTTGCTTGTTTTACGGGGTTAATCATATTTTTTTAGATCGGTACAACCTGAATAAATGCGCCTTCAATTCATATTCAaataatttatgaaaaataacatttattcaaaaaaaaaaaaagaaaaaataaagaataacaaaaataaaaatggaaaaaatttgtTGAAGTGGGGGAAGAGTGGCGGCATGTTAAAATTGCGCTGagactttattttttaattacatagagtgtataaaaatgaaaaaaaatttaattgtggGAGTTAGAGCATTTTGTCTATCTTAAAGGGGGTGCCATTTCTTGTCATATATTCTAACTCTTCGTACATTTCCGATATAAATAAGAGTACTTGACAATTTGAAAAGTTGATGATGTATTGACCTCAGTTGAGGCCCCTAGAACACAAGGGTTGTAAGTGCCAAAAACGTAGTTTCAGTGTTTAGAACACTTCTTGGCGACTGAAATATTCAACACTGCCAAGTAGTTAAGTGATTTGTCACTAGATCTCAGCACCCGATAACTGTTCACTTACATCCCTAGTGAACCATGTTTTCTATGTGTTTGGGAGTCCATTTTTGTATTTAACCcaatttcctaaaaattgttCACTTACACCCCTTGTGTTCTAGGGGCCTCaattgttgttttaatttttaaacgaTTCTTTagtttgttttaaaatatttttattcgaATGTGACTATGAGCTTATTTACGCAGCAATCTTAAGTAATATTAGAACTCTGTATTGTAGGGATTAAGGACAGCTGGAATTATAGGATGTGTTGGAACCCTTATTGGAACCAGTATTAAAGTATTTTCTATTAGAAATGATCTCTTCAGTGTTGTTCTTCTGGGACAATCGATTGTATCAGCGTCCCAATTAGTGATAGTATGTTTACCACCAAAGCTGGCTGCTATTTGGTTTAAAGCTAGTGAGGTAAGTACAAGctaacacttcttcttcttcttcttcttaactcaggcgagatccgtaagtctctggcacttggtcataagacttTTGTACAATACCTTGTTTTTCCCTTAAACTCTAATAAGTTCTGTGGCCCCAACGAAGGCcaatagttttcttattggtagttttaggagcTCTTCTGGTTCAAaactcatttgaccagtgaattTCTGCCTTAAATCACccagcacactgcaatggcatagtatgtgtatggtaatttcttcttccatttcgcactttctgcaccatagttcattcaccttacctagtttgtataagTGTTTTCCTAAACGGCCATGTCCAGTCATCATTTCAATGaacgttttgatctctcgtttattgaggttcatcaaactgttcgagagttctttatcaatattcttgattatttttttattctgGATTTGCCTTAGAGTGGTtctccatttcttttgatgattctttatcagccatttctgaacctcgtttttcgtagcatctttagtgatgccacaaaaaggttctgggccttcaaaagtttctctcaagtcttgtttcgctaacatatctgctcgttcgttcctaTCCACCCCTTCATGActcggcacccatattaaagacactttattgtcttttgtcagattgttgaggagatctttgcagtttctcaccagttttgatttggtgagagggttctttacagccagaatagccgattggctatctgtaaatattgattctcttagctttagggtcttcatcaatgatttcatcagtttatttttttttatttagcgtatggactttcacagtacgataaatacacaaatataatatatattattcaaacactaaaatataatgaataaatctaaatattaatgtccaatttacatagccattcaattgcttctgggaagcattccacaaagtcctggaggtttccacggtaggcacgatttaggcaatttgaaacacaatgacttatggtctgtctagGCGATCCACAATCGCCCTGTGGACTTTCCGCGcgaccccatttgaacagagaatcagcacatttaccatgtccggtacgtatgcgattaagcctcgccCAGATGGACCGGGGCAGACGAgatccgatgaaaccctgggttggggtggatatctgaatatagtctgctgctattgttggtatccatcttgtggaccattgcctttgtatatcataggaatcaccaattATTCGGGCAGatctgattggaggatttctagacctcagtcgtggtgctcttttgagatgtctggtatgtcttgatgaattggttgttggctacaattttctgatgctctctcactaatgctgctgtacgccgtagatctggtggagcaatattgctcaaagtaggcagccatctcactggggttgattttattgttccagtgattattctcatggtttgattaagttggacatcgattttgtttgtatgtgcactatttaaccatactggtgcacaacattctgccactgaaaaaaccaaagctagagcagaggtccgaagagtctctgcagaagcaccccaagttgttccagcaagttttgttattatattgtttcttgttctcagtttaccgatttcatcaatgcaggccaccaaagcaaaaacttcagcctgtaACACAGTAAACTAACACTGTTTGGGTCTACAAGTAATATACAGTGTGTAGAATAATATTTTATGCCATTGGTTAGGACATTACTAAACAATGGCAGGAAGTTTATATAACATCGGTAAGAAAGGAATTTACAACAcctgccattgacacagtggaaagagagtttggcctaaacataaactgttcaaaaacaaaatacatggtatttagccgtttggcccatcaagatccacggttatatgttgatggtaaTATAATTCAAACAGTACCCAGTTTgcaatatcttggttgccatattactgaacaactagatacagataaagagataaaatgtaaaatcgagatagcccgcacgacatttttaaaaatgaggtcatgcTTCTGTAATGataaatgaggtcattcttctgtaatgataacttgcaacatCAACTTCGAAaacgcatgattaaatgttacatttggtcagtcctcttgtatggtgtcgaagcatggacattaaaaatatccaccattaagcgtttggaggcctttgaaatgtggctgcacacacgtatactgaaaataccatggacggctatgctgacaaatgtggcagtccttaagagagcaaatgctgcccgcgagctgcttgataacatcaaatatagaaagatggcctattttggacacgtagtaaggggagaccggtataatatttttcaacttattatgatgggtaaaatcgaaggacgcagaggaattggtagaaagcaggcctcttggttgaagaatatccgggagtggacgggaataaagaaagcagaacacctatttagaatagctcgagacaaagacagtttcgccatgttaatcgccaacgtcaaggggacttgatagggcatgttaagaagaagagaagaagaagaaaggaatTAGAAACAAATACGAAAACTACAGGGGAATACGCACCATCGCTACAATGGGAATATTATATGTTAggatcctcaggaacaaaatagagaaaaGTATAGAAGGTATAGAAGGTAAAATCGGTTAAGAGCAAGCAGGATTCACAGCAGGGAAATCATATCTAGATCATAACTATACAGTACAACAGACCAGGTAGGACCAGGTAGAAAAGAAAATACATGGATAAACAAAGTggcagaatggagcccaagacGGACAAGAACGAGATGAAGATTGAGAGGATCATGGAAGAATGGAGGCGACAAAGCCATGTCAAAGAAACGATTGGAAAAGGGTActagctgtagacaaccctttatagTATTGTAGAATAATCTTTTTAACTGAAGTTACATTAAGTTAACGAAATGTCACATGATCGtcagataaatttttttttctttcttattGTAATTATAGGTATCAACGGCATGTTCTCTCGGAGTATTTGGAACTCAAGTGGGGTGTGCAATCGGTTATATTCTACCCCCGTTAATTGTACAAGATGGCGACGTCGAACAAATTGGATCCCAGTTGAAAATCTTGTGTTGGTTACTAGCTGGATCAATGGTTCCAGTCACAATCGTAGTATTAGTGTGTaagtatatacaattatttataaacaattcaTTTCAATCAAGGATAAAACTTTACTTTTGAGTTTCCTGGAAAATTTCAGTGAATCAAAGATTCGTTTTACAgttgtaatgtttattttaatttatttaaagccTTCTAACACTAACACTAAAATGGAGACGATTCTTCGTCTTCTTTTTTTCGTCTGTCAAGCCTTCTACTACTACACTAACACTAACCATGGAGGATTCTACGTCTTCTTCTTTTCATTTGtcaagtcttcttcttcttttcgtttcgTAGCGTATCTTGCCAGTTGAAAACCATCCATGCCAGTTGGCGGTATCTTCCTTAGGAATCTAATATCCTTTGTTTCTCGGGCAGGGATCATTATGTTCCCTTAAAGTGAATTCTTCTAGCATTGACCTCGTATCAGaactttttttaaaattcaatattttcaatatgtaATCTAAGGATTATTAGACCTTGCTATGTGGCTCGTTTCAATTTATATTAAGATGTTTGCGCTGATGATGGTCTGATAAGACCGAAAACGTCCTTATCGTTGGATTCTTAAAAGTTGGATTCTTAAAAGTTggataatttaaattttatattaaagaTGTACAATTTTACATCAGAAGATCTTACTTcattgttttttaaactatgttatACAGTCAAACTCTGGGATTTTCCCTTGTATTTACATATTTAATACGTTCTGTATTTCAGATTTCCCAAAGGAACCCCCACTACCCCCGAGTAACGCACAAGCGCTGTTAAGACTGAACAAACAAGAATTTGACACTAGTGTCTTCTTCAAATCCATAAGAGATTTGTTTTTAAATCGAGGATTTGTTATCCATATGGTAGCCTATAGTATAAATATAGCAGTATTCTCTGCAGTGGGTACTTTACTTAatcaatttattttgcaattttttgagGTAAGTAATCAACaaatattattagaaaaattattattaaacacTTAACAATGTTCTGAAAGTGTTTTTATGGAATTTCTAATTTAAGtatagtggaacctcgataactcggattaatcaggaccgcggccgatccgggttatcgaaaatccgggttatccggagaatatggtaaaattaataaaatacggtatacttacagataaacttacgatataattgaaataacatgaaatatatgtatatatgcacagtacctacacatctaaattactaaaaacacgcaaacacaaacctaagcaaaaggaagcgaacaatacaagactgtactacacacaatacagtcacaatcggaacgatgttatgttatttaataacagtgaaagctaagaccattgtttaaaaaagaattttttaaatagtcttttagtcttttttaaacaatgctaagacagtttgaaataaataaagtaatactacaggtgcctgttgtttccgataatccgagacaATGAACGTCGGCGTCGCTCTGCCGGCGTGTggcatgagtcatttttactaccgtatagttcaaattacacaaatacacattatctctcaaatattatattacatacatttttattgttgaaatgtttgtctgatgaaaatcggtccgagttagccggacttccgggttatcggggccgacttatcgggattCCACTGTATtatgtttgacgtttcgatttccactccggaaatagttctcaaaaaatgttattctaaAAATTCAAGGAAGACTTTTTAACCTGTTTTTTAGGTTATTTATGTATGTTGAAAAAATGACGTACTAGGCCTAGATCTTACAGGTCATAGCAATGTATGGCTGAAAGAAATTGTTTGAAGGTGATATTATTACCCTCTAAAGATATTCAATTATGAatgttattttgtgttaatttttttgtgtaccAAATATGAGAGTGAGAGAGAGGACCAAAGtgacatgtcaaagaaaaaattgCACAAGCCAAATGGAGATGGGCTGGACATGTAGCACGTGTAAATAATAATAGGTGGGCCAAAAGACTCATAGGGTGGAGACCTAGAGAGGATAAAAGACACCGAGGTAGCccaccaaaaagatggatggATGACTTGAGAAAAACAGTGGGAAATTGGATACAGAAAGCACAAGACAGAGAACAATGGAAAAATATGGAGGAGATAGCATCCAACAGTGGATGCAGGAGTTTGAGGAATGTTTGTGTACCTAATCTGTATCGTGGATGTGATtgtgtaaattaaatttttaaattttccatgTTTGTTGTCATTGTAAGATATTTTAGATAATTTGCTCTTACGATTTTCTTTATTCCACTATTATTGGCATGTTCTTAttgttgacttcttcttttagtattggcaaCCAAAGATTGCTGCATTCTGCTGAAGATGTTCTGCCATATAAatataagtgaaatgaatttcgactcgattcacttattccccgttagagggcgttctaaccatactgcgatataaatagttttaatttatatcgagaaactacggtcgtgttggtgtaaatttgtcttcctcagaggctccttgacaacaggtaaaCTTAGAAATAGTACCATCGGAGGATGgggggagacagatttaaatcaaaacgaaactgtagattttcttattttatataaatataacacATACACCAAAGACTTAGTTTTCGGGTTGAACCACGTTGAATTTGAGTATAACGATTCCTCTCTGTAGTCTTCATCAGGGCTTCCGAGGTCTCAGTCTCCGGAGACCTAGACCACTTTACTCATATACTGTATTGAAGAATTACTTTTTTCACCGCCCATTATTAGGAATTACAGTCTTAGAACCGTATAATAtgtagggaaaaatattttttccctCTAAGCTAAGCGAGATCACAGTGATTTTCATCTCAAATGTGGAATTTTTTGTGGCATTCAGAAATCTTAAAGAATCAAACAGTAATTCACTTAACTAGTAATAAACCAATTAGTTATCAGTTACTGATAAGGaggtataaaattatttaaaagaaaactttttGTAATGGTTGTTTTACCACAGGATCATTTTGAACTGTAACCTTATTAATTTTCacattaaatattaattataagatGAAAATAACAGTAGGAAATATCTTCCGAACagtaagaaaaaatttataataataataaagactATCAGAGATTATCaatcatattatatttttgcgaatttgccaaaaaaaaaagaattattttttggtGACATTTCGTCTGCCATTGCTACTACATAATTTATATCGCACATGTTATGTCTACATCTTGTCTACTGTCTATCAGTTTACATTGAAACAGAAGAAACTGTCGTCTTGGTTACTCCGAAAAATCAGCCCTAGAAAGATAGAACCACAAGGCAACCATCGAATTTTATTAACCCAGAACTTCTTCCCAGATAACAAAAAGTGATGAAGAACGGTTAGGCTGTTTTGAACTAAAATCCTAAGATATATCTCTAAAGGAGTGCAGGAAAACGGATTATGGAGGagacgctataattttgagctttactGCCTATAGAGTGAGTAGATTGTGCCTAGTATTGgtagatctatcaaaataaacaagCGAGGCCACTTAGAAAGAATGAATGAGGTAGAGCCGTCGAAAAACATTTATAGCCAGAGAACAGATGGAGTGAGGAAAAGAGGCAGGCCCAGAGCatgatttaaggaccaggtggaagacgacttaCAAGTGTTAGGGGTGcaaaattggaaaaccaaggcgaaggatgGGAAGAAATGGAAGTTGATTCTGGAACAGACCAATACCCACCATGGCTTGTATTGCCCTGCATGTATACATGGACCCACCAACGATGATGATGAGAGCTTCTACTTAAGGTGCGGCCTTCTTTCCAAGTTTGGCGATCATGATTATTTGAACTCTGTTCACTGTTAGACGAGCAATTAAACCACTCTTTTAGATTGcgcagccatgaaattcgtcgtCTCCAACGCTAGGCTTTCATGCATGATATTCTGCAGAAGCCGGTATTTTGTTCCTTTGATCACGTGACCAAGGTATTGTAGTTTTCGTATctttatttaagatatttttcTTTAGAAAGTCTTCGCAAGACTTCTTCATTCGTGACTCTGTCTACGTGGGATATTCTCAGGATTCTTCTGTAAAGCCAGATCTCGAAAACTTCCACGTTTTTAATCATTGCTTTAATCAGACTGCTTTTATACTTTATATGAGGTACCCTATAGGAGGAGATATGTACCTAAGTGCTCACAGATCTTACGGAGCACAAAGCTTTAACATTTTAGAAAAATTGATAATTGATAGAAACTTTTAGTACCTATTTGCtatatacgatacttttgcaGGGAGATTATGAAAATGCTGGTTGGATGGGATTTGTTATGGTTATTTCTGGGACGATTGGATCAATCCTTTTCGGAATCTTGTTAGATAAAACTCACAAATATAAGTAagttctatttttaattattgttatcaaataaatttttttgtgtcaatttttGTACTATCTAAAAGTTTGTGCTCTTGCCACAAGGATATGTTTTGCTCTACTTGGATCTCATCAGATACTTGGTGGGTCAGCTACCTAGTAATAAAAACATAAGTAGTGGATTGTCTTGTTGTATTTGAGTTTGTATTTTTTGACGTACCATTATCgatgaatagaatagaatagaaatatgctttattgtcatgaaaaatttaacaattttatagacaaagcttacaagaatcataaataagacaataacaaataaatacaatttactaaaatgatataaatcgtatatataaataaaaataatgaacaaaaaaacaataacaatctaatgcaaaatttaaaaaaaatttgcaaattgcataatctactttaagaaatttaataagttaagttaagctgctgcatatgacactcaaatatagattaagattatacttataaataagaatactgtactttcttagttattggttaagaaactctgctgttgaataatatggtctttcagataaataggctttagtcattttacggaacttggggaaaaatgttgcagatttaagttgtagagggagatggttgtaaagattttttgcagaatataatatagatttctttactaactcactggacgggatcggtaaatagatgtcaaaggtagaatttctggtggaatagtcacgtctaggtcttgctggaaagacatgtagatgtttacgaattaagcaaacagtttctaaaatatataaagaaggtagtgttagaatcctgtgatctttgaagtaacttctgcaatgtgttgttcttctgaggccaaacagatatcttactgctcttttttgtaatttaaaaataacattagattgggcagccgtaccagaaccccaaaaagggagaccatatccaagatgtgactcgaacaaagaaaaatatgttattttggaagaggctaaattcatttccttcgaaacagatcttattgcaaagcaagctgaggatagtttcttgcttaacacatcaatatgaagagaccatttcagattgctatctaaaaaaataccaagaaactttacagaatcaacgatactgatctggctgttatgaagaggtaagggttgaagagctcctttataggacaatgctactgttttatctaggttaaaagagagtaaatttgaatcggaccaggattttattgtaagtaaatcagaagttatagtagcatgaagagttgcaatatttgagttgctccaagtgatactggtatcatcagcaaaaagaaaaacttttccatcgatttttaagctagtgatgtcattaatacagataaggaaaagtagaggacccaataatGAACCTTgtgtaccccacatacaacatttttgagactagagtctgtatcatttgctctaaccaattgtttcctattatccaagtaagattgaaaccagttcgaagaaatacctcgaattccgtagaaatctagttttttatcaaaatgtcgtgattcacacaatcaaaagctttggcataatcacaaaaaacagtggcagtgtgcagattattgtttaatgcttgataaacctcatgtagtacagaaaacgtggcatctgtggtacatttattatttaaaaagccgaactgattttgtgataaaatattgttatcaacgagaaaggacataattcgggcttttatgagtctctcaataattttggagagtaccggtagtaatgcaataggtctataattgcaggaatttgatttttcaccacccttatgaagaggaataatgatggccgtctttaggcactctggaaatttacctttcttaaaagaatcattaattagagagatgaggactcctaacacactgtctgggagatttgagaaaatttttatgaacTCCCTGTATAACGAAACATGTCACAACGTCTCATACGTTTCAAGCCTTCTGAATGTATCATTTAATGCATTTGGTATAGTATTTGTAAAATTTACTTTATTTGTCTTTTTTTTTAGGGAAATAACTCTATTGATTTACTTTTGTTCAGCGTTAAGCATTGGATTTTTAATGTTTACGTTAAAATACCGACAAAAGTTGATGACATATTTTTCATGTGCATTAGTAGGGTGAGTATTTTAGTTTTATGAGAATATTAATTGGCAATTTGTAATAATTTgaactaaaaaatttaaacacgaTTATTTATACGGGAACTTAACTTCAAATCaaaatatatacaccatttttattcagttgcaatgcgaaggcaaagcTGCCTcgtttttcacttagaacagggagcgcagatcagcactctaaatcgactattttcgactctatttggagtcatcatcagagaggcgtaggtctgctgctctctgcccgaagtgacgaaactccgagagcttatccccgcattgcaactgacgttatggagtaggtacctagcgacatctgctaaatgaaagtcaaagttttcaacctaataaaaatatttaaaatatttaaaaacatccaaaatatttctaaaagatatttaattgaaaacttattggaccattttcctgataacacctccatggcttctaaaaattgcaagccagaaaAATTGTGTTAGGTACcgggaaaatggtccaataacttttcaattaaatatcttttagaaatattttggatgtttttaaatattttgaatacttttattaggttgaaaacttttactttcatttagcagatgtcgctaggcacctactccataacgtcagttgcaatgcggggataagctctcggagtttcgtcacttcgggcagagagcagcagacctacgcctctctgatgatgactccaaatagagtcgaaaatagTCGATTttgagtgctggtttgcgctctctgtactaagtgaaaaataagagagttttgtcttcgcattgcaactgttgcaactgaataaaaatggtatacatttttattttatattagtattactcctttgagtaacataggtccattttccgttggaatttacca encodes:
- the LOC126888399 gene encoding uncharacterized MFS-type transporter C09D4.1-like isoform X1, with amino-acid sequence MEKELVKHNEVKLLKNSAETKPKIKAYTRRWLIMLLFIYYACVNAIQWIEYSSITHIVVKYYNVSTLAVDWTSTIYMALYPVLVIPASYIIDKKGLRTAGIIGCVGTLIGTSIKVFSIRNDLFSVVLLGQSIVSASQLVIVCLPPKLAAIWFKASEVSTACSLGVFGTQVGCAIGYILPPLIVQDGDVEQIGSQLKILCWLLAGSMVPVTIVVLVYFPKEPPLPPSNAQALLRLNKQEFDTSVFFKSIRDLFLNRGFVIHMVAYSINIAVFSAVGTLLNQFILQFFEGDYENAGWMGFVMVISGTIGSILFGILLDKTHKYKEITLLIYFCSALSIGFLMFTLKYRQKLMTYFSCALVGLFTNAYMPVGFELAIELTFPSEESTTSGILLASTQVLGVVVTVGVGYLNQYFRAFWTLSTQVVLLLIGTIVTAYIPNNLLRLEASKQTNLQFLKRRESRGSSLFVK
- the LOC126888399 gene encoding uncharacterized MFS-type transporter C09D4.1-like isoform X2; translation: MEKELVKHNEVKLLKNSAETKPKIKAYTRRWLIMLLFIYYACVNAIQWIEYSSITHIVVKYYNVSTLAVDWTSTIYMALYPVLVIPASYIIDKKGLRTAGIIGCVGTLIGTSIKVFSIRNDLFSVVLLGQSIVSASQLVIVCLPPKLAAIWFKASEVSTACSLGVFGTQVGCAIGYILPPLIVQDGDVEQIGSQLKILCWLLAGSMVPVTIVVLVYFPKEPPLPPSNAQALLRLNKQEFDTSVFFKSIRDLFLNRGFVIHMVAYSINIAVFSAVGTLLNQFILQFFEGDYENAGWMGFVMVISGTIGSILFGILLDKTHKYKEITLLIYFCSALSIGFLMFTLKYRQKLMTYFSCALVGFFINAYMPVGFELAMELTFPSEESTTSGILFAFTQISGAIMAVALGHFNLWLGAFWSLCSQAVMLFIGAIVTIFVPNCLLRQAAFKENKDLFRKEQYHGSHLVFIE